The nucleotide window TTATTATCGGCCTGGTTGCCGTTTTCATGACCCTTGCCGGGGTCGCGCGGGCCGACCGGCTCGTTTTTCTGCACACCAACGACACCCACAGTCACCTGGACGTCTTCGACAACTTCCACCGGGGCCAGCATCACCCCGGCACCGGGGGGGTGGCCAAGCGGGCCACCCTGGTCAAGGCCATCCGGGCCGAAGGGGCGCCGGTCGTCCTGTTGGACGCCGGGGATGTGTTCCAGGGCACGCCATTTTTCAACTTTTACCACGGCCGAATGGACTACGACGCCATGAACCGGCTGGGCTACGCCGTGGGCACCCTGGGCAACCACGACCTGGACGACGGCTACGCCCACTTCCGGAAGCTGCGGGGGCTGCGCAACTTCCCGGTGATCTCGGCCAACGTGGACGCCCCTGATTCCGCCGGCGGCAGCCCCATCCAGATTTGTCCGTCGGACACCATTCTCCTCGTGGGGGCGCACAAGATCGGCCTGTTCGGAATCACCACCGAGCGCCTCCTGGAGATCGTCAGCCGCAGCCGCAACCCGGGCCTCAGGGTGCGCCCGGCCATTCCGGCCGCCCGGGAGGAAGTCCGCAGGCTGCGCTCGGCCGGCGTGGACATCGTGGTGGCGATGAGTCACCTGGGGTTCGACGAGGACAAGGTGCTGGCCGACTCGGTGCAGGGCATCGATCTCGTGATCGGCGGGCACAGCCACTCCTTCCTGAGCAAGCTGACCCTGGTCCACAAGGAAGGCGCGGCCAACGGCTGGGGTGGGACCGGCATCGTGCAGACCGGCAGCTACGGAATCAACCTGGGCCGGCTCGACGT belongs to Candidatus Eisenbacteria bacterium and includes:
- a CDS encoding bifunctional metallophosphatase/5'-nucleotidase; the encoded protein is MTLAGVARADRLVFLHTNDTHSHLDVFDNFHRGQHHPGTGGVAKRATLVKAIRAEGAPVVLLDAGDVFQGTPFFNFYHGRMDYDAMNRLGYAVGTLGNHDLDDGYAHFRKLRGLRNFPVISANVDAPDSAGGSPIQICPSDTILLVGAHKIGLFGITTERLLEIVSRSRNPGLRVRPAIPAAREEVRRLRSAGVDIVVAMSHLGFDEDKVLADSVQGIDLVIGGHSHSFLSKLTLVHKEGAANGWGGTGIVQTGSYGINLGRLDVDFDGATPTAVAYRLIPVDSAVVEDPEMVAWMQPYKAGVDSAVSIVVGEAAADFSNSAERKGETTLGNLVAEVLRQYTGADVGLQNSGGIRTSLPKGPIRAGDIYSMLPFDNEVVRIELTGAQLLEVFDFIAGKGGKGGSGQISGARMVATAAGAESVTVGGMQIDAARIYVLATTDFLASGGNGFDMLAKGKISPVGNGVFLRDAMITYIRKNGPIKPVMDGSLKYRE